One Lytechinus pictus isolate F3 Inbred chromosome 11, Lp3.0, whole genome shotgun sequence genomic window, ACATTGTTCCAAAAGCATTCAGTATAGACtacaaaattattcaatttttactACATTTTATTAGGAAATGAAACTGTATTTGCACCACAATCATTAGGACGATACGTCCATGATTCCGTCAGTCCCAAACAATCCTCCTtgtatataaacaaaaaatgacatATAAAACCAACCCAAAATAGAAACCCTTGAATCCCCTGTTTAAGGACATCTACCAAATTGACCGATGGTAAGAATCAAATGTCTgcgaatatacattatatattagACGATACTAAGCTTCGGCTTCCCCATAAAATCAATTTCGCTATTTCAAGAGGACAATACCAGCGCTTATACGACAACTAATTACCTTTGCGGAGAGCGCCCATTAGAGACATCGTCTTCCTTGATGAAATCGAGTTTTTTCCTGGCTGATCGTCCTCTTACTGGTTCTTCTTTACTCGAGCCATCCTGTCTACCGACGACCGCGTAACCATCCACGTGGTCGTGCATGACGACATTGACGTGGTTGCTCGTTCCCATTGACAATGATTCCCGATGGCTCCGGACGTTGGCTTCTCGAATACAGTCGTGACCGCGGCCTGATGACCGCCGGCCGCGGGTACTTCGACGGCGTAGGCTTTGTCTTGAGTAGGGGACGTCCCTATATGCAGGTTTTCTACAGGTAAGTCGCATCCAGATCTGCTCATGGCACAGGATGTACAGCCAGGGACAGAAGGCGGGGTAGAACTCGGCCCAGTGCATGGCAGCCATATCCTTGAAGTGGTTGATTCGCTGACCTGAGACATTAGCTATTATCCTCATCTAGGTTGATAAGAGAACAAACAAAACTGTTGACCTTGGCAGATTGAATAGGAATCTTACACGCTGACATTTGTTGACCATTCAATATCGAAAAGAAAACATTGGAAAAGGATTTCTAATCTTGCTTTTGTTGATGAAATTCAATTAACCACATCAGAGAATCGAAGGGTTTATTGTATATCCACTATGAAACAACCTCTAAGTTTATAACTTATCATGCTATACATGCTTTAATTGCGATGAAGCTAGGATTATACCACgctatttcaatatatttcctCCTGACCATTATTCTTTTAATTActaacattaaaaaacataagaaatgagGCAGAAGACCTGCATTATACTCACCACTATTGGAATGTAACAAACTAAAAATCCACACGCGAGAAGAGCATAGTGGATGGTGGCCCATAAAAGAGCTCTATCAGCTGCAAAGAATCGCCTTGGTATCCGGTGAGAGTTATCATCAATCGTCAAAGTCAAACTATAGCGccctctctcattctctttaCCTGCCGTAGTGTCTTTGCACCTCTTGCAAGTCCTTAATATCGCCCCGATTGTCGCTGCTAAAATGGAAACAATCACGAGCAGGATGATTGCGATGATTATTGTTGCGAGCACGCTACTGAATAAACGACCGACCGTCTCTTCGTCTCTCCAATTGATAAAACACCATGTTGAAGGGTAGTGTAAAGAGATTTGTCCGAACCCTACAAGAGGTAGGATTCCTGTGAAAACGGAGACGACCCATAGCAGCACAAGTACGAAGGGTATCTTCCGGGGTTCAACCTTACGATTGTACGTTAACGGCCGACAGGCAGCGAGGAAGCGCTCAAACCCAAGGAAGCCTGTCATGTAGGCCAGGGACATTCCAAAGGATAGGACacaaaatccatgaaattcaCACATCCTTGATCCTCCGATCCAGTGCAAACCATTGATGTGGACAGCGATTATAATAGGATAGATAGTCAGATATCCGACAAGACTGGTAATGAAGAACCCACGAAGGATACCATAAAAGGCTGTGGCTCGATGCCACGATGATGAGCAGTAGTACACTCCTAAGGCTATTATATTTCCTATCAATCCTATGCTAAACATAATGATCGGTATCAAGATGGTGGTACTGGGCTGAAGGGCCACCATTGCTGTAAAGTTTAACCCTGGTGGCTCCGCAGCCGCTCGACGGCTCAATTGCAAAACATTGAATCCTTCTTGTAGATCAGGTAGGAGCCCGCCCTCTCCTGCCTGCAGGATGGACGAATTCAAAGTTGTAGGCGACATGATGAAATCAATTATCCGGCGAACTCTTGAACTGAACTGAAATTGAACTGAAAAATGATATCATCCAAGAGGACATCGTGTATAGTCTGTATAGATCTGCTCTGTATCTATTTCCAATGCATGCTTGACTTTTGTCCCTTCAGGAGGTAAGGCGATGTAAACATAGCTGCTCTatcgtctttcttttttaatgcgAATTCAATAACGTTGACCCAGAAAGGCAGCAGATGTCACTCTCAACCTTATGTTAATCTACACAAGGCGATGATCACTCCTTGTATCAGTTTCTTTCGATTAAACCCTTCTAGTATGGATTATGTTCGCTATATAGAAATGGTTTCGCTCCTTTCCTTTGACCTGTACAAACTCCGAGCTTCTATGTGTTCAGAGAAGGATAGAGAGAGATTATGAGAAAGAAGACGAGAAGGTGAAAGCATCACTTGCGAAATCACGGCACCCTGAACGTCTGGTGTACCGCCATGCATAGTAATTTCCGAAAGCCGCCACCAGGCTTTACTGACAACTCCCTGGTGGTTGTGCCGCAATATCTACCGGGTCGATCAGCGCGTTGGTAAACGTAGCTACGCTCAAGACAAATCGCCTTTTCTCGTCAAAGTATGGCTTAAGGGTACTCAACCTTAATGaatatcctttaaaaaaatcctagaTATACAAGCGAGTAGAGGAAATATGGCCCATACGCGTAATGGATAACGTGTTTCCTGTCCTCATGTGGAATCAGATGCAAAGCGGCTTGGCAATCGCTAATCCAAATTCATAATAATGGTGCCGGGTAGCTTCATCTCCTCGGCAAATTCTGATTTCAGTTTTTCCAATGAAAGTGCAAATATCATAGATACCCAACTGGGAATAAAGGATAAGTTCGTGTTTCTCTGTCGTGGATGATAATGAAATAGATGGAAGTATCCGGTGCAGCCTTCCTTCGGTTCTCAAGCAGTTTATGCCGCCTTTCACATAACTGATTTGAAGGTTATTCCCGTTTTAAAACCAAGGTCAGTCCgctatccatttcattttacttaaatgaataaaatatccgATTGTTCACATCTGAGGTACTTCGGACAGGTCTTTATATTGACAGGAATACGTCCAATATTCAGATTTTCTGTGgaaagggggagagggagaaaaaagaaaaacattaatcaTTGCTTCACTGAAAGTATCAAGAGCATAAATCCTTATAACCATTATTGCAGAGAAATGCGATGTTTACGAAGATGGATGGGGAGGGGAGGGGCTAAGAGAACAAATGAATTGATGTGATTGACGAACATTATCTTCTTAAAGTTGCAGAAATGGGAGAGATACTTTATCCTCATTCAGCAAAGGATAAAGAAActtgaataaaacaaacatagCCTTGGTAAGGTATATACATTACGAATGTCATATACATGTGTAGTGTTGTTTCCTgataattttataattatttcttgTGATTTATGCAAGAGCGCGGAAACAAATTGAATAATCAGACATTACCCTTATGTTCAGGATAAGCCCATCTTAACAATACTAGCATGACAAGCAATCTGCTAAAATATTGTACAAAAGTTGCAGGAATACGATCATATAATGATTAATGACATAATCCGTTTGAATATTTGCCTTCGAAAATACTGAATATGTTTTACGCACGTAATCTCTCAGACATATACGAATTTAAGTTAATAAAGAGCAGGCTTAACTGTGTGTATAACCTCGCTAAAATTATATAGTTTAGGTGTGAGTATTAATGGGCACCcttttaccatggcaacatattGAATAATAGGCTTTCAGAAAAGTGATTTATTTTTGCTGTCACCTAGAGCAGAATTGTCTGAGCAAGACATTTTAAAATAGTTATTCCGAGATGATTATAAGTGTAATCAAAATCGAGCAAGAACATGTAAAAAATGTAGCATTAAAATCTATATATGACAAATGAATATGGAAATGGGCTACCCTGTCTACACACCTCTTTCATACACTACACTCTTACATATCCCTTTTGAAACGTGTTTTCAATTCGCCTTTTGAAGTATA contains:
- the LOC129271081 gene encoding prostaglandin E2 receptor EP1 subtype-like; this translates as MSPTTLNSSILQAGEGGLLPDLQEGFNVLQLSRRAAAEPPGLNFTAMVALQPSTTILIPIIMFSIGLIGNIIALGVYYCSSSWHRATAFYGILRGFFITSLVGYLTIYPIIIAVHINGLHWIGGSRMCEFHGFCVLSFGMSLAYMTGFLGFERFLAACRPLTYNRKVEPRKIPFVLVLLWVVSVFTGILPLVGFGQISLHYPSTWCFINWRDEETVGRLFSSVLATIIIAIILLVIVSILAATIGAILRTCKRCKDTTAGKENERGRYSLTLTIDDNSHRIPRRFFAADRALLWATIHYALLACGFLVCYIPIVMRIIANVSGQRINHFKDMAAMHWAEFYPAFCPWLYILCHEQIWMRLTCRKPAYRDVPYSRQSLRRRSTRGRRSSGRGHDCIREANVRSHRESLSMGTSNHVNVVMHDHVDGYAVVGRQDGSSKEEPVRGRSARKKLDFIKEDDVSNGRSPQSPSAANSPVRLPTTASKTSPGGRIRSSSSSSTVSSTRSPTKEAPRSPSSSSTASIHNANRSPSASSVKSLPKSSTTNTPRSPTTVTTPPSSVTDRLIISSTDKQKTKLIVTNSFPVANGPVIQNHVNATRSKSSAASTTGGSRKNRKGEYSRVPTDPEESVPPASITSKRTTYAKTGRKESSI